One segment of Micromonospora parathelypteridis DNA contains the following:
- a CDS encoding OmpL47-type beta-barrel domain-containing protein, which produces MTRRLTAALSALLLTVIPWTATPASAAPRVAEQVLTWTADDSITQYKSAPAQAVAGATTIIWENSAATGNTTGMPHTLTFDTSTEGYNHDVTINILASPFDANDGRHQATVNLTPGRYRYFCSIPGHSQMVGELVVTDGGGGGDTTPPTVAGTVAGERDQDGNYLGAATVTVTATDADSGVETVEYQVDDTSFQPYTQPVQVTAIGDHSVQFRATDQAGNTSAVGSVSFRIVEPGDEDTTAPVVTATLAGDRDGDGNYIGTATATLAATDAGSGVATIEYSLDGAAFTAYTNPIVVNTAGMHMLHYRATDVAGNTSAEQMSHFTVVPPPAEDTTPPSVSATVAGERNSDGAYVGGATVTVIATDDDSGVASIEYAVDSGAWTAYASPVAVRTVGAHTLRYRATDAAGNVSTEQSTTFTVVADGTDGCADSDTRATVIIDGDDTGVTNVDTGDGCTINDLIDEHADYPGHAEFVRHVEAVTAALVTGGTLNRRQQGAIVRAAARSDVGA; this is translated from the coding sequence ATGACCCGACGACTCACAGCTGCGCTGTCGGCGCTCCTGCTCACGGTGATTCCGTGGACCGCGACGCCGGCCTCCGCCGCCCCGCGCGTCGCGGAACAGGTGTTGACCTGGACCGCCGACGACAGCATCACCCAGTACAAGTCCGCACCCGCCCAGGCGGTGGCCGGCGCCACCACCATCATCTGGGAGAACAGCGCGGCCACCGGCAACACCACCGGGATGCCGCACACGCTGACCTTCGACACCTCCACCGAGGGTTACAACCACGACGTCACGATCAACATCCTGGCCAGTCCGTTCGACGCCAACGACGGACGCCACCAGGCGACCGTCAACCTGACCCCGGGCCGGTACCGCTACTTCTGCTCGATCCCGGGCCACAGCCAGATGGTCGGCGAGTTGGTGGTCACCGACGGTGGAGGCGGCGGCGACACCACGCCGCCGACGGTCGCCGGCACCGTGGCCGGTGAACGCGACCAGGACGGCAACTACCTCGGCGCGGCCACGGTGACCGTCACGGCCACCGACGCCGACTCCGGTGTGGAAACCGTCGAGTACCAGGTCGACGACACCAGCTTCCAGCCGTACACGCAACCGGTGCAGGTGACCGCCATCGGCGACCACTCAGTGCAGTTCCGTGCCACCGACCAGGCCGGCAACACCAGTGCCGTCGGCTCGGTGTCGTTCCGGATCGTCGAGCCGGGGGACGAGGACACCACCGCGCCGGTGGTGACGGCGACCCTGGCCGGTGACCGTGACGGCGACGGCAACTACATCGGTACGGCCACCGCCACGCTGGCCGCCACCGATGCCGGCTCCGGTGTCGCCACCATCGAGTACTCGCTGGACGGGGCCGCCTTCACCGCGTACACGAACCCGATCGTCGTGAACACTGCCGGGATGCACATGCTGCACTACCGGGCGACCGACGTCGCCGGGAACACGTCGGCGGAGCAGATGTCCCACTTCACCGTCGTCCCGCCGCCCGCCGAGGACACCACCCCACCCTCGGTGTCCGCGACGGTCGCCGGTGAACGCAACAGCGACGGCGCGTACGTCGGCGGCGCGACCGTCACCGTCATCGCGACCGACGACGACTCGGGTGTGGCGTCGATCGAGTACGCGGTCGACAGCGGTGCCTGGACCGCGTACGCCAGCCCGGTCGCCGTGCGGACCGTCGGCGCCCACACCCTGCGGTACCGGGCGACCGACGCCGCGGGCAACGTGTCCACCGAGCAGTCGACGACGTTCACGGTGGTGGCCGACGGCACCGACGGCTGCGCCGACTCGGACACCCGGGCCACGGTGATCATCGACGGCGACGACACCGGCGTGACCAACGTCGACACCGGCGACGGCTGCACCATCAACGATCTGATCGACGAACACGCCGACTACCCCGGCCACGCCGAGTTCGTCCGGCACGTCGAGGCGGTCACCGCCGCGCTCGTGACCGGCGGCACGCTCAACCGGCGGCAGCAGGGCGCCATCGTCCGGGCCGCGGCCCGATCGGACGTCGGCGCATGA
- a CDS encoding DUF1996 domain-containing protein produces MNLRSTPGRRRSVTALLLVSLALAGGCKEAPGTPGASSPSSDTGIGSSDPEVSTSAVPGEPSATPSASAAPVTPSTPGKPSTPPTSAAPPTAAGGWITIDPAGQAAATKAFFARKPKTVTGNPVKVPEFNVGCKTSHHNSDDPIVLPKLVGGSHNHTFWGNRSTDANSTAESLRASKATTCNSPDDQSAYWVPTMYQNGKIVDPTEVTVYYGSRLKDPSKTQPFPFGLRMITGNAKNQVDTPDKQGNHFWCAGIGGEIGRSADKTFPVCAKTANIVRQITFPDCWDGKHLDSPDHKAHMANGDHTGACPKSHPVPVPSVSFVISYPLSANTDGITLASGTSFSMHADFFNAWKDEALAARVRNCLDQGVKCNSAGNF; encoded by the coding sequence ATGAATCTGCGATCCACCCCTGGACGACGTCGTTCCGTCACCGCGCTGTTGCTGGTGAGTCTGGCGCTCGCCGGCGGGTGCAAGGAGGCTCCGGGCACTCCCGGCGCGTCCAGCCCGTCCAGCGACACCGGTATCGGCTCGTCCGACCCCGAGGTGTCGACGTCCGCCGTCCCGGGCGAGCCGTCGGCCACACCGAGCGCGTCGGCCGCCCCGGTAACCCCGTCCACTCCAGGCAAGCCCAGCACCCCGCCGACCAGTGCCGCCCCGCCCACCGCGGCTGGTGGCTGGATCACCATCGATCCGGCCGGACAGGCCGCCGCGACAAAGGCGTTCTTCGCGCGCAAGCCCAAGACCGTGACCGGCAACCCGGTCAAGGTGCCCGAGTTCAACGTCGGCTGTAAGACCAGCCACCACAACAGCGACGACCCGATCGTGCTGCCCAAGCTGGTCGGCGGCTCGCACAACCACACGTTCTGGGGCAACAGGTCGACCGATGCCAACTCGACGGCCGAATCGCTGCGGGCGTCGAAGGCGACCACCTGCAACTCGCCGGACGACCAGTCCGCCTACTGGGTGCCGACGATGTACCAGAACGGCAAGATCGTGGACCCGACCGAGGTGACCGTCTACTACGGATCTCGCCTCAAGGATCCGAGCAAGACCCAGCCCTTCCCGTTCGGCCTGCGCATGATCACCGGCAACGCCAAGAACCAGGTCGACACCCCGGACAAGCAGGGCAATCACTTCTGGTGCGCCGGTATCGGCGGCGAGATCGGCCGCAGCGCCGACAAGACCTTCCCGGTCTGCGCCAAGACCGCGAACATCGTCCGGCAGATCACCTTCCCGGACTGCTGGGACGGCAAGCACCTGGACAGCCCGGACCACAAGGCGCACATGGCCAACGGTGACCACACCGGGGCCTGCCCGAAGAGCCACCCGGTGCCCGTCCCGTCGGTGTCCTTCGTGATCTCGTATCCGTTGAGCGCGAACACGGACGGCATCACCCTCGCGTCCGGCACGTCCTTCTCCATGCACGCGGACTTCTTCAACGCGTGGAAGGACGAGGCGCTCGCCGCGCGGGTGCGCAACTGCCTCGACCAGGGCGTGAAGTGCAATTCGGCCGGCAACTTCTAG
- a CDS encoding MFS transporter, with protein MAQFMLILDVTVVNVALPEIGADLRLDRTALTWAITSYTLFFGGLMLLGGRLADLFGARRMMLVGLTVFTVASLGTGLAQNETLLIGGRIAQGIGAALLSPAALSTVTATFHGHERTKALGVWAGLGGIGFAAGVLAGGVLTAGPGWRWAFFVNVPVGAAVLAFLPATVPAGPRPHRDQRRIDILGALAVTAATGSLIYGLVTAGDTGWGTAATLVPLAAAALLYAVFVGIERTARSPLMHVGMLVRRPVVAGAFLMLMGSGLLISVFFLGSLYLQHLRHLSALETGLLFLPAALATGVGAHLASRLVASIGTRAVAATGLALVAVGTGLLTQLSADGTVYVGLLPGIVIAAAGVGPVFVTAATSALAHVDHGEEGLASGVLNTFHELGGAIGVATASTLAAAGLTSAPSIDGFTDAYTATAIVATAAAVLVPALVPPGKPELGSLPHAH; from the coding sequence GTGGCCCAGTTCATGCTGATACTCGACGTGACCGTGGTGAACGTCGCCCTCCCCGAGATCGGCGCCGATCTGCGACTGGACCGCACCGCGCTCACCTGGGCGATCACCAGCTACACACTGTTCTTCGGCGGGCTGATGCTGCTCGGCGGGCGGCTCGCGGATCTCTTCGGAGCCCGCCGGATGATGCTTGTCGGGCTGACGGTGTTCACCGTCGCCTCGCTGGGCACCGGGCTTGCCCAGAACGAGACGCTGCTGATCGGCGGACGCATCGCACAGGGCATCGGAGCGGCTCTGCTGTCCCCTGCGGCACTGTCGACCGTCACCGCCACCTTCCATGGCCACGAGCGCACCAAGGCGCTCGGCGTGTGGGCGGGGCTCGGCGGCATCGGCTTCGCGGCCGGAGTGCTGGCGGGCGGCGTCCTCACCGCCGGTCCCGGCTGGCGATGGGCCTTCTTCGTCAACGTGCCGGTCGGCGCCGCGGTGCTGGCGTTCCTCCCGGCGACCGTCCCCGCCGGCCCGCGACCGCACCGCGACCAGCGGCGCATCGACATCCTCGGAGCGCTGGCCGTCACCGCCGCCACCGGCTCGCTCATCTACGGGCTGGTCACCGCCGGCGACACCGGCTGGGGCACCGCGGCAACCCTGGTGCCGCTGGCTGCCGCCGCCCTGCTGTACGCGGTGTTCGTCGGCATCGAACGAACGGCACGTAGCCCGCTGATGCACGTGGGGATGCTGGTCCGCCGGCCCGTGGTCGCGGGCGCGTTCCTGATGCTCATGGGCTCCGGACTGCTGATCTCAGTGTTCTTCCTTGGCTCGCTGTACCTGCAGCACCTACGCCACCTCAGCGCACTGGAGACCGGACTGCTGTTTCTGCCCGCCGCACTGGCCACCGGGGTTGGGGCGCACCTGGCCAGCCGCCTGGTCGCCAGCATCGGCACGCGGGCAGTCGCCGCCACCGGCCTCGCGCTGGTCGCAGTCGGCACGGGACTGCTCACGCAGCTCTCTGCAGACGGCACGGTCTACGTCGGGCTGCTGCCCGGCATAGTCATCGCCGCGGCCGGAGTCGGCCCTGTATTCGTCACCGCCGCCACCTCCGCGTTGGCACACGTTGACCACGGAGAGGAGGGACTCGCCTCCGGCGTGCTCAACACCTTCCACGAACTGGGCGGCGCCATCGGCGTCGCGACGGCCTCCACCCTCGCCGCGGCCGGGCTCACCAGCGCACCCTCCATCGACGGATTCACCGACGCCTACACCGCGACGGCAATCGTCGCCACTGCGGCAGCCGTCCTCGTTCCGGCACTGGTCCCCCCAGGCAAGCCGGAGCTGGGCAGCCTCCCGCACGCCCACTGA
- a CDS encoding TetR/AcrR family transcriptional regulator, translated as MARTKDHGGRGAGTPKRADAERNIAAIINAATECFARDPDASMTTIAKAAGLGRVTLYAHFPSREQLLRTVLAETIAESAGIIEAAAPDAGPPAEVFAQLIRSCWPLLSRFGSLHAAVQRALPADEVRRRHDQPLAHVERLVARGQAEGAFRTDLPVEWLVTTVYTLLHAAADEVAAGRLAAESVGEILEKTLLATLRPE; from the coding sequence ATGGCGCGCACCAAGGACCACGGAGGCCGAGGGGCCGGGACGCCCAAGAGGGCCGACGCGGAACGCAACATTGCGGCGATCATCAACGCCGCCACCGAGTGTTTCGCGCGTGACCCGGACGCCAGCATGACCACCATCGCCAAGGCCGCCGGTCTGGGCCGGGTCACTCTGTACGCGCATTTCCCGTCCAGGGAGCAACTGCTGAGGACGGTGCTCGCCGAGACGATCGCCGAGAGCGCCGGCATCATCGAGGCCGCTGCACCTGACGCAGGGCCGCCCGCCGAGGTGTTCGCCCAGCTGATCCGGTCCTGTTGGCCACTGCTCAGCAGATTCGGCAGCCTGCACGCCGCCGTGCAGCGCGCCCTGCCCGCCGACGAAGTGCGCCGACGCCACGATCAGCCATTGGCCCATGTCGAACGGCTCGTTGCCCGCGGCCAGGCGGAGGGCGCCTTCCGCACGGACCTGCCGGTCGAGTGGCTGGTCACCACCGTCTACACATTGCTGCACGCGGCCGCCGACGAGGTCGCCGCCGGGCGGCTGGCCGCAGAGTCCGTCGGCGAGATCCTCGAAAAGACCCTGTTGGCCACGCTCAGGCCCGAGTAA
- a CDS encoding SDR family oxidoreductase, with protein sequence MQISGSIALVTGANRGIGRHFAQQLLERGAAKVYATARRPEAIDIPGVEKLRLDITDPGSVEAAAAVASDVTLLINNAGIATYTNLVTGDLTKIRSEVDTHFYGTLSMVRAFAPVLSANGGGGILNVLSALSWFSYDGANAYAVAKAAEWSLTNGIRLELAGQGTLVTGLHLGSADTDMMANYDGDKIDPADVVRVALDGIEAGKIEVLADEWSAYIKASLANDPSAFYSVSGR encoded by the coding sequence ATGCAGATCTCCGGTTCGATCGCACTGGTCACCGGCGCCAACCGTGGCATCGGCCGGCACTTCGCCCAGCAGCTGCTGGAACGCGGCGCTGCCAAGGTGTACGCCACGGCTCGCAGACCGGAGGCGATCGACATCCCCGGCGTCGAGAAGCTCCGGTTGGACATCACCGACCCCGGATCCGTCGAGGCAGCGGCGGCGGTCGCGTCCGACGTCACCCTGCTAATCAACAACGCAGGGATCGCCACGTACACGAACCTGGTCACCGGCGATCTGACCAAGATCCGGTCCGAGGTGGACACGCACTTCTACGGCACCCTGAGCATGGTCCGGGCGTTCGCGCCGGTGCTCAGCGCGAATGGCGGCGGGGGGATCCTCAACGTCCTGTCGGCGTTGTCGTGGTTCTCCTACGACGGCGCCAACGCCTACGCGGTGGCGAAGGCGGCCGAATGGAGTCTGACCAACGGGATCCGACTGGAACTGGCCGGCCAGGGCACCCTCGTGACCGGCCTGCACCTGGGCAGCGCGGACACCGACATGATGGCCAACTACGACGGCGACAAGATCGACCCCGCCGACGTCGTACGTGTCGCACTGGACGGCATCGAGGCCGGAAAGATCGAGGTCCTCGCCGACGAGTGGAGCGCGTACATCAAGGCGTCCCTGGCCAACGACCCAAGTGCCTTCTACAGCGTGAGTGGGCGGTAG
- a CDS encoding MerR family transcriptional regulator, whose amino-acid sequence MRIGELATQTGVSVRALRYYEEQGLLVTARSSGGQRHYLDGAVDRVHLIQMLYAAGLSSRTILDLLPCVDAKVNTPESRALLNAQRVRIDQQITQLLQARDRLDAVIAHSQSPASGCTRTDAEALVR is encoded by the coding sequence ATGCGGATCGGTGAACTCGCCACGCAGACCGGGGTGTCCGTACGAGCCCTGCGCTATTACGAGGAGCAGGGGCTTCTCGTGACCGCACGGAGCAGCGGCGGCCAGCGCCACTACCTCGACGGCGCGGTCGACCGGGTGCACCTGATCCAGATGCTCTACGCCGCCGGCCTGTCCAGCAGGACCATCCTCGACCTGCTGCCCTGCGTCGACGCGAAGGTCAACACCCCGGAGTCGCGGGCACTGCTCAACGCCCAACGCGTCCGTATCGATCAGCAGATCACCCAACTCCTGCAGGCGCGAGACCGGCTCGACGCGGTCATCGCCCACAGCCAGAGCCCGGCCAGCGGCTGCACCCGGACGGACGCCGAGGCCCTCGTGCGATAG
- a CDS encoding SRPBCC family protein — MMVRTEWTMPHPPGVLWPALCDSRLELQPRCPVFYLGTPRPTSCRLPDGPGEVGATRQCVSEQGVVRQRITVWEPPTRLAFHMESTDLHFHRFVDHLGDVFESTPVNGGTRVIRTTTVTVRGYARAALEPALWVGLKSVHRFVFRNWQKMALSPPAAV, encoded by the coding sequence GTGATGGTGCGGACAGAATGGACCATGCCCCACCCGCCTGGCGTGTTGTGGCCGGCGCTCTGTGACTCGCGACTTGAGCTGCAGCCGCGCTGCCCGGTGTTCTACCTGGGCACTCCCCGACCTACGTCGTGCCGCCTACCCGACGGCCCCGGCGAGGTCGGTGCCACCCGGCAATGCGTCTCGGAGCAGGGTGTGGTGCGGCAGCGGATCACGGTGTGGGAGCCGCCGACCCGACTGGCGTTTCACATGGAGTCGACGGACCTCCACTTCCACCGCTTCGTCGACCACCTCGGAGACGTGTTCGAGTCGACGCCGGTCAACGGCGGCACGCGGGTCATCCGGACCACGACAGTGACGGTCCGTGGGTACGCGCGCGCCGCGTTGGAACCGGCGCTCTGGGTCGGGCTGAAGTCGGTGCACCGCTTCGTGTTTCGCAACTGGCAGAAGATGGCGCTGTCGCCACCGGCAGCCGTGTGA
- a CDS encoding ROK family transcriptional regulator, translating into MTRITADVNFLRGYNQALVMAVGRTVRTFERSTVVEATGLTPQAVSKVIARLTVDGLIRPTGARRPGVGKPAVVYELVPHSRYAIGAHVARRTLRLVLVDLAGTVHHSAVSPLPGDFTPQQLLDALASGIEAITGINDLGGRLTGVGIGMIGPLDHAHGLVRGAHGLRHWHDVPLREIAEKHLGLPVHLDKDVTAGITAEAWRHGATFGDAALIMIESGIGGGFWLGGTAHRGAHTNAGEFGHTVVDLNGPRCVCGRDGCLEIVHNHAAEAGDVARAARVVAVGVVNLLQTLDLAHVVLAGADLLRHSSTYLAAVAEAVEADARRTDWLTTKVALSSLGADVIAAGAAMQVLDQHYGIPELAPI; encoded by the coding sequence ATGACTCGCATCACTGCGGACGTCAACTTCCTGCGCGGCTACAACCAGGCACTGGTCATGGCGGTAGGACGTACCGTCCGAACGTTCGAACGTTCGACCGTGGTCGAGGCCACCGGCCTGACGCCGCAGGCCGTCTCGAAGGTCATCGCCCGCCTGACCGTCGACGGCCTGATCCGCCCCACCGGCGCCCGCCGCCCCGGCGTCGGCAAGCCCGCGGTCGTCTACGAACTCGTCCCCCACAGCCGGTACGCGATCGGCGCCCACGTCGCCCGGCGCACGCTGCGGCTGGTCCTGGTCGATCTCGCCGGCACCGTGCACCATTCGGCGGTCAGCCCGTTACCCGGCGACTTCACCCCGCAGCAGCTGCTCGACGCCCTGGCATCCGGCATCGAGGCGATCACCGGCATCAACGACCTCGGGGGTCGACTCACCGGTGTGGGCATCGGCATGATCGGCCCGCTGGACCACGCCCACGGTCTGGTCCGCGGCGCCCACGGTCTGCGCCACTGGCACGACGTGCCGCTGCGCGAGATCGCCGAGAAACACCTGGGCCTGCCCGTCCACCTCGACAAGGACGTCACCGCCGGGATCACGGCCGAGGCCTGGCGACACGGCGCGACGTTCGGCGACGCGGCTCTCATCATGATCGAGTCCGGCATTGGCGGCGGCTTCTGGCTGGGCGGCACCGCCCACCGGGGCGCACACACCAACGCGGGAGAATTCGGTCACACGGTCGTCGACCTGAACGGGCCCCGCTGCGTCTGCGGCCGTGACGGATGTCTGGAGATCGTGCACAACCACGCCGCCGAGGCCGGGGACGTCGCACGCGCCGCACGTGTCGTGGCAGTGGGCGTGGTCAACCTGCTCCAGACACTCGACCTCGCCCACGTGGTGCTGGCGGGCGCGGATCTCCTGCGGCATTCGAGCACCTACCTGGCGGCAGTCGCCGAGGCCGTTGAGGCGGATGCGCGACGCACGGACTGGCTCACCACGAAGGTGGCCCTGTCCAGTCTCGGCGCGGACGTCATCGCGGCGGGCGCCGCCATGCAGGTCCTCGACCAGCACTACGGCATCCCGGAGCTTGCCCCGATCTGA
- a CDS encoding MFS transporter — translation MSRGRRVAALVALALGGVAIGLTEFVAMGLLPDIARGLLPQEYAQSSSGAVARAGWMITAYALGVVVGAPLIAALSARLPRKKLVLGLLVLFAVGTVASAIAPTFDLVLVARFAAALPHGAYFGAAGLLAATLMGPGNEARGFAIVLSGLTVSNVVGVPLITRLGQAAGWRAAYLVIAGVFVLTLLAVLAVVPEVAAAVDGSPAAELRALRTPQVWLVAVTGAVGFAGFFAVNTYIAPVTTDVAGLSAATVPWALVAVGLGMTVGNALGGWFADRDLQRSLVIGFVAMIVSIAVFSLVASTPVGLFVGAFLVGATSLYLGPVLQACLITAAPGAQLMGAALNQSATNIANSLGALLGSVAITAGLGYLAPARVGVVLAILGLVLGVVSFAALRRSRERVPATITS, via the coding sequence ATGAGCAGAGGTCGACGGGTGGCGGCGCTCGTCGCACTGGCGCTGGGTGGAGTCGCGATCGGCCTGACCGAGTTCGTGGCGATGGGCCTACTGCCGGACATCGCCCGCGGCCTGCTCCCACAGGAGTACGCCCAGTCGTCGTCGGGCGCGGTCGCCCGGGCCGGCTGGATGATCACCGCGTACGCGCTCGGCGTGGTCGTGGGGGCGCCCCTGATCGCCGCGCTGAGCGCGCGCCTGCCCCGTAAGAAGCTCGTCCTCGGGCTGCTCGTCCTCTTCGCCGTGGGCACTGTCGCCTCCGCGATCGCCCCGACCTTCGATCTGGTGCTGGTGGCTCGGTTCGCGGCCGCGCTGCCGCACGGCGCGTACTTCGGAGCAGCCGGCCTGCTCGCGGCGACCCTGATGGGCCCCGGCAACGAGGCCCGTGGTTTCGCCATCGTGCTCAGCGGCCTGACGGTGAGCAACGTGGTCGGCGTACCCCTCATCACACGGCTCGGGCAGGCGGCCGGCTGGCGCGCCGCCTACCTGGTCATCGCCGGCGTCTTCGTGCTCACCCTGCTGGCGGTGCTGGCGGTCGTTCCGGAGGTGGCCGCGGCGGTCGACGGCTCGCCGGCCGCCGAGTTGCGGGCGCTGCGAACACCGCAGGTCTGGCTGGTCGCCGTAACGGGCGCGGTCGGTTTCGCCGGGTTCTTCGCGGTGAACACCTACATCGCACCGGTCACCACCGACGTCGCCGGTCTCTCGGCCGCGACGGTGCCGTGGGCGCTGGTCGCGGTGGGTCTCGGCATGACCGTCGGGAATGCCCTGGGCGGCTGGTTCGCAGACCGCGACCTGCAACGGAGCTTGGTCATCGGCTTCGTCGCGATGATCGTCAGCATCGCCGTGTTCAGCCTCGTCGCGTCGACCCCTGTCGGCCTGTTCGTGGGCGCGTTCCTGGTCGGCGCGACAAGTCTCTATCTCGGCCCGGTCCTGCAGGCGTGTCTGATCACCGCTGCCCCGGGAGCGCAGCTGATGGGCGCGGCGCTCAACCAGTCGGCCACGAACATCGCGAACAGCCTGGGAGCACTCCTGGGCAGTGTCGCCATCACCGCGGGACTCGGTTACCTCGCACCGGCCCGGGTGGGCGTCGTCCTGGCGATCCTCGGGCTGGTGCTGGGAGTGGTCAGCTTCGCCGCCCTGCGCCGCTCACGGGAGCGGGTGCCGGCCACCATCACGAGTTGA
- a CDS encoding alpha/beta hydrolase, producing MHTSRRRLLSVLAGVALAVSLSVAPVPRAAEAAATPTYRPVIFVHGSAGSASQFQSQAKRLASNGYPIDIIEAHEYDSPNIAAILPQVYAGLDARISRLLAATGTDKVDLLAHSLGTFVMQGYLTSSPARAARVAHYVNLDGRTATSPPGGVPTLAIWGEGDPARAIVGATNVYLPDQSHTQTVSSPESFGEIFGFLQGRAPRTTRIVPQLFGAARVSGRAVLFPSNVGVTDATLEVYPVNPLTGGRLSHRPAHRVSLSGDGSFGPFAVLATARYEFAIVRPGAATHHFYFQPFLRSDSFLRLATSVPGEGLGALVDTSDRHTALTIQRQKEWWGDQGDAGDNLWINGRDVLNAANTPRLKRTIAIFAFDDGSDGVTDLTAPLPEFFSQTFITGMDLFIPATPAHLGLVRLTVGQRGGGYDVITVPNWRSSAHRVTVSVDDF from the coding sequence ATGCACACGTCTCGCCGCAGATTGCTCTCCGTGCTGGCCGGGGTCGCGCTCGCCGTCAGCCTGTCCGTCGCCCCCGTCCCCCGCGCCGCCGAAGCCGCCGCCACACCGACGTACCGTCCCGTGATCTTCGTGCACGGCAGTGCCGGATCGGCCTCGCAATTCCAGTCCCAGGCCAAACGGCTGGCCAGCAACGGCTACCCGATCGACATCATCGAAGCGCACGAGTACGACTCACCGAACATCGCGGCGATCCTGCCCCAGGTCTACGCGGGGCTCGACGCGCGGATCTCCCGCCTGCTGGCGGCGACCGGCACGGACAAGGTCGACCTGCTCGCGCACTCCCTGGGCACCTTCGTCATGCAGGGCTATCTGACCAGTTCACCGGCGCGCGCCGCCCGGGTCGCGCACTATGTCAACCTGGACGGGCGCACCGCGACCTCCCCGCCGGGCGGCGTGCCCACCCTCGCGATCTGGGGTGAGGGCGACCCGGCCCGCGCCATCGTCGGCGCGACAAACGTGTACCTCCCCGACCAGTCCCACACCCAGACCGTGTCGTCGCCGGAGTCGTTCGGCGAGATCTTCGGTTTCCTCCAGGGTCGCGCGCCCCGCACGACGCGGATCGTGCCCCAACTATTCGGTGCGGCGCGGGTCTCTGGCCGCGCGGTGCTCTTCCCGAGCAACGTCGGCGTCACCGACGCGACTCTCGAGGTCTACCCGGTCAACCCCCTGACCGGCGGTCGGCTGTCGCACCGGCCCGCGCATCGGGTGTCCCTGAGTGGCGATGGCTCGTTCGGCCCCTTCGCGGTGCTCGCCACGGCCCGCTACGAGTTCGCGATCGTGCGCCCCGGCGCCGCTACCCACCACTTCTACTTCCAGCCGTTCCTGCGCTCGGATTCGTTCCTACGGCTGGCGACCAGCGTGCCGGGCGAGGGTCTCGGCGCGCTGGTCGACACCAGCGACCGGCACACGGCGCTGACGATCCAACGCCAGAAGGAATGGTGGGGGGACCAGGGCGATGCCGGCGACAACCTCTGGATCAACGGCAGGGATGTCCTGAACGCGGCGAACACGCCACGCCTCAAGAGGACGATCGCCATCTTCGCGTTCGACGACGGCAGCGACGGCGTGACCGATCTGACCGCTCCGTTGCCGGAGTTCTTCAGCCAGACCTTCATCACCGGCATGGACCTGTTCATCCCGGCGACCCCGGCGCATCTCGGCCTCGTGCGGCTGACCGTGGGTCAGCGCGGCGGCGGGTACGACGTGATCACCGTGCCCAACTGGAGATCGAGCGCGCATCGGGTGACGGTCAGCGTCGACGACTTCTGA